The Chryseobacterium nakagawai genome has a segment encoding these proteins:
- a CDS encoding SanA/YdcF family protein, with amino-acid sequence MRKTIKNIFKFFLLLLVAGIIFIAWANYSIKKESAASVSYNIADVPTAKTALLLGTGKTLNNGMPNAYFYNRIKAATDLFKSGKIQYIIVSGDNSSKDYNEPEDMQIALVQQGIPQDKIILDHAGFRTLDSVVRAKDIFGQIKIIIISQKFHNERAIFLAQKNGIQAFGYNAEDVNKYAGLKTNLREYLAKAKVYWDLIFGVEPKFGGEKIAIP; translated from the coding sequence ATGAGAAAAACAATCAAAAATATTTTTAAATTTTTCCTGCTTCTTCTGGTAGCAGGAATTATTTTTATTGCCTGGGCTAATTATAGCATTAAAAAGGAAAGTGCAGCTTCTGTATCTTACAATATCGCCGATGTACCAACCGCAAAAACCGCTTTACTCTTAGGAACAGGAAAAACATTAAACAATGGAATGCCCAATGCTTATTTCTATAACAGAATTAAAGCAGCTACAGATCTTTTTAAAAGTGGAAAGATTCAATACATTATTGTAAGTGGTGACAACAGCAGTAAAGATTACAATGAACCGGAAGATATGCAGATTGCATTGGTTCAGCAGGGGATTCCACAGGATAAAATCATTTTAGACCATGCAGGATTTCGCACTTTGGATTCCGTAGTAAGAGCAAAGGATATTTTCGGACAAATCAAGATTATCATCATCTCTCAGAAATTCCACAACGAAAGAGCTATCTTTCTTGCCCAAAAAAACGGAATACAGGCTTTTGGGTACAATGCAGAAGATGTGAATAAATATGCAGGTTTAAAGACTAATTTACGAGAGTATCTTGCCAAAGCTAAAGTCTATTGGGATCTGATCTTTGGAGTGGAACCTAAATTTGGAGGGGAGAAGATTGCTATTCCTTAA
- the trpS gene encoding tryptophan--tRNA ligase → MSRILTGIQATGTPHLGNLLGAIIPAIELSKQEGNESFLFIANLHTLTQIKDAQTLRQNTYEIAAAWLACGLDTEKTFFYRQSDIAETCELSWHLSCFFPYQRLTLAHSFKDKADRLQDVNAGLFTYPILMAADILLYDAEIVPVGKDQLQHLEIARDVASRFNNQMGEVFVLPQSELQEDTKYVPGTDGRKMSKSMGNIINIFLPEKELKKQVMSIESDSKSLEEAKDPATDKTFQIYELIATPEQTEELRAKYLAGNFGYGHAKKELLDLILVRFEKERETFNYYMNNLDELEAKLQQGAEKTRPIALETLKRVRTSLGF, encoded by the coding sequence ATGTCAAGAATTCTTACCGGCATTCAAGCCACCGGAACACCCCATCTTGGAAATTTATTAGGGGCAATTATTCCTGCGATCGAACTTTCGAAGCAGGAGGGAAATGAATCATTTTTATTTATTGCGAATCTTCATACGCTGACTCAGATTAAAGATGCGCAAACTTTAAGACAAAATACCTACGAGATTGCTGCGGCTTGGCTTGCTTGTGGATTAGATACCGAAAAAACATTTTTCTACAGACAAAGTGATATCGCTGAAACCTGTGAACTATCTTGGCATTTATCATGTTTTTTCCCTTATCAAAGATTAACATTAGCGCATTCATTTAAGGATAAAGCTGACAGACTTCAGGATGTAAATGCAGGTCTCTTTACCTACCCTATTTTAATGGCTGCCGATATTTTACTATATGATGCAGAGATTGTTCCTGTAGGAAAAGATCAGCTTCAGCATTTGGAAATTGCAAGAGATGTAGCTTCAAGGTTTAATAACCAAATGGGTGAAGTTTTTGTACTGCCACAATCTGAACTTCAGGAAGACACGAAATATGTACCAGGAACAGATGGTCGTAAAATGTCTAAATCTATGGGAAATATCATCAACATCTTCTTGCCTGAAAAAGAATTGAAGAAACAGGTGATGAGTATTGAATCTGACTCTAAGTCTTTAGAAGAAGCTAAAGATCCTGCAACAGATAAAACCTTCCAGATTTATGAACTAATTGCTACCCCTGAGCAAACTGAGGAACTAAGAGCTAAGTATCTTGCAGGAAACTTCGGATATGGACATGCTAAAAAAGAGCTTTTAGATCTTATTTTGGTTCGTTTTGAAAAAGAAAGAGAAACATTCAACTATTACATGAACAATCTTGATGAGCTGGAGGCAAAACTTCAGCAGGGAGCAGAAAAAACGAGACCAATTGCACTTGAAACTCTTAAAAGAGTAAGAACAAGCTTAGGATTCTAA
- a CDS encoding sensor histidine kinase encodes MKVSLKYYTIKYLIMILLVIIAVWAGLFYAYILDEVHDNVDDGLRNRKIQIIKAVYLNPQLLKNNDFGFNEFKIMPITAEEYKNKSRLYNKMYYMEYDDKDQPYRVLEADFIDQYKNHQRLVIRTSTVEEDELIYDLTTALIVLYIFLVISIVAVNGYLLNKAMRPFYLILDKLKKYQFGIPFSQEDQNYSIKEFEELNVEINEMIDRNELVFYQQKQFIENASHELQTPLAIVINKIDLLIQNENLDKKNLTFLTEVKNDLRRMVGLNKSLLMLSKIENSQFNAISEVDFNAMIIKLVQNYEDFIAFKNVEVNIIEKGVFKAEFNQDLADILLSNLLKNAVKYNNEEGSLNIFIENNRIIFQNSGLQESLDKTRIFNRFYKQSSDHTSTGLGLSIIKTIIKQYPNWDITYEFEDNMHYFILMKNKK; translated from the coding sequence ATGAAGGTTTCCTTAAAATATTACACGATAAAGTATCTTATTATGATCCTGCTGGTAATTATTGCCGTTTGGGCAGGATTATTCTATGCCTATATTTTGGATGAGGTACATGATAATGTAGATGATGGCCTTAGGAATAGAAAAATACAGATCATCAAAGCGGTATATCTCAATCCACAGTTGTTGAAAAATAATGATTTTGGATTTAATGAATTCAAGATCATGCCGATAACTGCTGAGGAATACAAAAACAAAAGCAGACTCTATAATAAGATGTATTATATGGAGTATGATGATAAAGACCAGCCTTACCGAGTATTGGAAGCAGATTTTATCGATCAGTATAAGAATCATCAGCGGCTTGTCATCCGAACTTCAACAGTGGAAGAAGATGAACTGATCTACGATCTTACAACGGCTTTAATTGTGCTCTATATTTTTTTAGTGATAAGTATTGTTGCAGTTAATGGTTATCTGTTGAATAAGGCAATGCGGCCTTTCTATTTGATTCTGGATAAATTGAAAAAATATCAGTTTGGAATTCCCTTCTCCCAGGAAGATCAGAACTATTCAATCAAAGAGTTTGAAGAATTGAATGTAGAAATCAATGAGATGATTGACCGTAATGAACTTGTTTTCTACCAGCAGAAACAGTTTATTGAAAATGCGTCTCATGAACTTCAAACACCACTAGCGATTGTGATTAATAAAATAGACCTTCTAATTCAGAATGAAAATCTTGATAAAAAGAACCTGACCTTTCTAACAGAAGTTAAAAATGATCTGAGAAGAATGGTAGGATTGAACAAATCTCTGCTAATGCTTTCAAAAATTGAGAATAGCCAGTTTAATGCAATATCGGAAGTCGATTTTAATGCTATGATCATTAAGCTGGTACAGAATTATGAAGATTTTATTGCCTTTAAAAACGTAGAAGTTAATATTATTGAAAAAGGAGTTTTTAAAGCAGAATTTAATCAAGATCTTGCAGATATTCTTCTGTCTAACCTTCTTAAAAATGCCGTTAAATACAATAACGAAGAAGGATCTTTAAATATTTTTATTGAGAACAACAGAATTATATTTCAAAACAGCGGATTGCAGGAGTCTCTGGATAAAACAAGAATTTTTAACCGGTTTTATAAACAAAGTTCTGATCATACCTCTACTGGATTAGGATTATCTATTATTAAGACGATCATTAAACAGTATCCAAACTGGGATATTACCTATGAATTTGAAGATAACATGCATTACTTTATTCTTATGAAAAATAAAAAGTAA
- a CDS encoding response regulator transcription factor, producing MKILIVEDEPDLRDTVQKFLEAEHFIVEQAENYSSGLEKIISYEYDCILLDIMLPDGNGIDLLREIKKMHKKDPVIILSAKDSVDDKVTGLEIGADDYLAKPFHLAELMARIRSVIRRKNQDGENIIRYKNISIDPENRNVKVGNEELVLNRKEYDLLYYFVIHPEKTLQKTTLAEAIWGDYIDQADSLDFIYSQIKNLRKKLKMVNAEADFQAVYGIGYKFV from the coding sequence ATGAAGATTTTAATAGTAGAAGATGAACCGGACTTAAGGGATACTGTACAGAAGTTTCTGGAAGCAGAACATTTCATTGTAGAACAGGCTGAGAATTACAGTTCCGGGTTGGAAAAGATTATTTCCTATGAATATGACTGTATCCTTCTGGATATTATGTTGCCGGATGGAAATGGAATAGATCTGTTACGGGAAATCAAAAAAATGCACAAAAAAGATCCGGTGATCATTCTTTCTGCCAAGGATTCTGTAGATGATAAAGTGACCGGACTGGAAATAGGTGCCGATGATTATCTGGCAAAACCTTTTCATCTTGCAGAGCTGATGGCGAGAATCCGATCTGTAATAAGGAGAAAAAATCAGGATGGTGAAAATATTATCAGATATAAAAATATCAGTATTGATCCTGAAAATAGAAATGTTAAAGTGGGAAATGAAGAGTTGGTGCTTAACCGAAAAGAATATGACCTTTTGTACTACTTTGTCATTCATCCTGAAAAAACATTGCAGAAAACCACTCTTGCAGAAGCGATCTGGGGAGATTATATCGATCAGGCAGACAGTCTTGATTTTATTTATTCACAAATTAAAAATCTTCGTAAAAAGCTGAAAATGGTCAATGCTGAAGCAGATTTTCAAGCTGTATACGGAATAGGATATAAATTCGTCTGA
- a CDS encoding PepSY-like domain-containing protein, whose protein sequence is MVNWSLINSNGRKASSAKIRKSIVSFMTKHHPCSVIDSIEKKYNTYKIHLMNGLCLIFDEYGRYVKMS, encoded by the coding sequence ATGGTAAACTGGAGTTTAATAAACAGTAACGGAAGAAAAGCTTCTTCTGCTAAGATTAGAAAGAGTATTGTGTCTTTTATGACCAAGCATCATCCGTGCAGTGTTATAGATTCTATTGAGAAAAAATATAATACTTATAAAATTCATCTGATGAATGGCTTATGCCTTATTTTCGATGAATATGGACGTTATGTGAAAATGAGTTAA
- a CDS encoding PepSY-like domain-containing protein: MKNVKNITGAFILIFLLICGWVSAQDRAINVNQLPKTAKTFLAGHFKGIPVSSAIEDREIYGVDEYKVYLNNGIKAEFDSNGNWKEIDGKHQKIPYGFIPTSIKNYSSRNFPNTYIVKIEKKRWSYKAELSNGLELEFDRKGNFKKIDD; this comes from the coding sequence ATGAAAAATGTAAAGAACATCACAGGAGCATTTATTCTAATTTTCTTATTAATCTGCGGTTGGGTTTCAGCACAGGATAGAGCAATCAATGTCAATCAATTGCCTAAGACAGCTAAAACTTTTCTTGCGGGTCATTTTAAGGGAATACCGGTGTCATCCGCTATTGAAGACAGAGAAATCTATGGAGTTGATGAATATAAAGTGTATTTGAATAACGGAATAAAAGCGGAATTTGACAGTAATGGAAACTGGAAAGAAATAGATGGTAAGCATCAAAAGATTCCTTACGGCTTCATTCCCACCTCAATCAAAAACTACAGCAGTAGAAATTTCCCCAATACATATATCGTTAAGATAGAAAAGAAGAGATGGTCTTATAAAGCGGAACTTTCCAATGGATTGGAGCTTGAATTTGATAGAAAGGGGAATTTTAAAAAAATTGATGACTAA
- a CDS encoding YjjG family noncanonical pyrimidine nucleotidase produces the protein MKMQHVFFDLDNTLWDHRRNAYLTIKELFEKQEVASKYNIDFEEFHAVYHDINEELWEKIRDGIIGKEYLREHRFYDSFMHFGVDNKELSLYFEENFLDNIVSHNELVEGAEDVLEYLKSKNYKLHIISNGFQEVTERKCTLSGIAPYFETITSADAIGVRKPNPKIFEYSLGLSDAKKEESIMIGDDWIADALGGRDFGMDTIFFDVYNEDKKEAGLKAITHLQQIKEYL, from the coding sequence ATGAAAATGCAGCACGTTTTTTTTGACCTGGACAATACGCTCTGGGATCATCGCAGAAATGCCTATTTAACGATCAAAGAACTTTTCGAAAAGCAGGAAGTAGCTTCAAAGTATAATATAGACTTTGAAGAGTTTCATGCTGTTTACCATGATATTAATGAAGAGTTATGGGAAAAGATCAGAGATGGGATTATAGGCAAAGAGTATTTGAGAGAACACCGTTTTTATGATTCCTTCATGCACTTTGGAGTAGACAATAAAGAACTTTCCCTTTATTTTGAAGAGAACTTTCTGGATAATATTGTAAGTCATAATGAACTGGTGGAAGGGGCAGAAGATGTCCTTGAATATTTGAAGTCGAAGAATTATAAACTTCATATTATTTCTAATGGCTTTCAGGAGGTAACCGAAAGAAAATGTACCCTATCAGGTATTGCTCCTTATTTTGAAACCATTACCAGTGCAGATGCTATTGGGGTAAGGAAGCCAAATCCAAAGATTTTTGAATATTCTCTTGGGCTTTCTGATGCCAAGAAAGAAGAAAGTATCATGATTGGAGATGACTGGATTGCGGATGCTCTGGGAGGAAGAGATTTCGGGATGGATACGATTTTCTTTGATGTGTATAATGAAGATAAAAAAGAAGCCGGATTAAAGGCTATTACCCATCTTCAACAGATTAAAGAATACTTATAA
- a CDS encoding RNA polymerase sigma factor yields the protein MKSKSDSLLISLYQKGDEGALSTLIHRHQRELFTFIFYKINDEDLANDIFQDTFMKIIVMLKEGRYNEEGKFILWAKRISHNLIIDHFRSKAKNIKVSETTFESDEYSIFDLIREPSENIEDQLVTNQIQEDLLRMLQFLPLNQQEVIKLRFFDGLSFKEIADHTDMSINTTLGRVRYALINLRKIMEENNIILTR from the coding sequence ATGAAATCAAAATCGGATAGTTTACTAATTTCGCTTTATCAGAAAGGCGACGAGGGCGCATTATCAACCCTTATTCATCGTCATCAGAGAGAACTGTTTACATTCATTTTTTATAAAATAAATGATGAAGATTTAGCCAATGATATCTTTCAGGATACATTCATGAAAATTATTGTGATGCTAAAAGAAGGACGTTACAACGAAGAGGGTAAATTTATCCTTTGGGCCAAAAGAATCTCCCACAACCTTATCATCGATCATTTCAGATCAAAAGCCAAAAATATTAAAGTCTCAGAGACTACTTTTGAGTCGGATGAATATTCTATTTTTGACCTGATCAGAGAACCGTCTGAAAATATTGAAGATCAGCTGGTAACCAATCAGATCCAGGAAGACCTATTAAGAATGTTACAATTTCTTCCCTTGAATCAACAGGAAGTAATTAAATTGAGGTTTTTTGATGGATTAAGTTTTAAGGAAATCGCTGATCATACCGATATGAGTATTAATACCACATTAGGGAGAGTAAGATATGCGTTGATAAACCTGAGAAAAATCATGGAAGAAAATAACATAATATTAACCAGATAG
- the metK gene encoding methionine adenosyltransferase, with the protein MSYLFTSESVSEGHPDKIADQISDALIDHFLAYDKSSKVACETLVTTGQVVLAGEVKSDAYLDVQTIAREVINGIGYTKGEYMFNGDSCGVISAIHEQSPDINQGVDRAVNDESFEAKANAQGAGDQGMMFGYATNETANYMPLALDLAHTILKELSAIRRENKEIAYLRPDAKSQVTIEYSDDHKPIRIDSIVVSTQHDDFGTEEEMLNKIREDIKNILVPRVVALQTEEIKSLFNDQIKYHINPTGKFVIGGPHGDTGLTGRKIIVDTYGGKGAHGGGAFSGKDPSKVDRSAAYATRHIAKNLVAAGVADEVLVQVSYAIGVAEPCGLYINTYGTAKVDLHDGDIAKKVSTIFDLRPYAIEQNLKLRNPIYQETASYGHMGKEHYVADKTFNKGHKNELTLEGLEFFTWEKLDKVDEIKTAFGI; encoded by the coding sequence ATGTCTTATTTATTTACATCTGAATCAGTTTCAGAAGGACATCCGGATAAAATCGCCGACCAAATCTCAGATGCATTAATCGATCATTTCTTAGCATACGATAAAAGTTCAAAAGTAGCATGTGAAACTCTTGTAACTACAGGACAGGTAGTATTAGCAGGAGAGGTAAAATCTGATGCTTACCTTGATGTGCAGACAATCGCCAGAGAAGTAATCAATGGAATTGGATACACGAAAGGTGAATATATGTTCAATGGTGATTCTTGTGGAGTAATCTCTGCGATCCATGAGCAGTCTCCAGATATCAATCAGGGTGTTGACAGAGCTGTAAATGATGAGTCATTCGAAGCTAAGGCAAATGCTCAGGGTGCTGGTGACCAGGGAATGATGTTTGGGTACGCTACAAACGAGACGGCAAATTATATGCCTCTTGCTTTGGATTTAGCACACACAATCCTTAAAGAACTTTCTGCGATCAGAAGAGAAAATAAAGAGATTGCTTACTTACGTCCTGATGCAAAAAGCCAGGTAACGATTGAGTATTCTGACGATCATAAACCAATTAGAATTGATTCTATCGTAGTTTCTACTCAGCATGATGACTTCGGAACAGAAGAAGAAATGCTGAACAAGATCCGTGAAGATATTAAAAATATCCTTGTTCCTAGAGTGGTTGCTCTTCAGACTGAGGAAATCAAATCTCTATTCAACGATCAGATCAAATATCACATCAATCCTACAGGTAAATTTGTAATCGGTGGACCTCACGGGGATACAGGTCTTACAGGGAGAAAGATCATCGTAGATACTTACGGAGGTAAAGGAGCTCACGGTGGTGGTGCGTTCTCTGGAAAAGATCCTTCAAAAGTAGACAGAAGTGCTGCATATGCAACAAGACACATTGCTAAAAACCTTGTAGCAGCTGGTGTTGCTGATGAAGTTTTGGTACAGGTTTCTTACGCGATTGGAGTGGCTGAGCCTTGTGGTTTATATATCAATACTTATGGAACGGCTAAAGTTGATCTTCACGATGGAGATATCGCTAAAAAAGTTTCTACTATTTTCGATTTAAGACCTTACGCTATTGAGCAGAACTTAAAATTAAGAAACCCTATCTATCAGGAAACGGCTTCTTATGGACATATGGGTAAAGAGCACTATGTAGCTGATAAAACATTCAACAAAGGCCACAAGAATGAGCTTACGTTGGAAGGTCTTGAATTCTTTACTTGGGAAAAACTAGACAAAGTTGACGAAATTAAAACCGCTTTTGGAATTTAA
- a CDS encoding LysR substrate-binding domain-containing protein codes for MNIQQLEYLIAVDKYKHFGKAAQACFITQPTLSAMIQKFEDELDVKVFDRTTHPIRTTDVGLQIIDQAKVIIESVNELKNKANLLNNILGGTINLGIIPTVSSFILPTEIFKFLETNPKIQMNVKEMTTDNIIKALKAGELDAGIISTPYDTADEFYQDFLFNEELMIYSSNTEANKKNSYIIPEELNVEKVWLLEEGNCLRNQFENICHLKENTLKPKNLDFLASNIQTLVHMVDKVGGISILPELALSQLSEEQKKNVFRFKKPFPYREISIIYYKPTFKQKIIDELAHSIKNSLELKLNYHESPKEFVSIKPQ; via the coding sequence ATGAACATTCAACAATTGGAGTATCTTATCGCGGTTGATAAGTATAAACATTTTGGAAAAGCGGCCCAGGCGTGCTTCATTACCCAGCCTACCTTAAGTGCCATGATACAGAAATTTGAGGATGAATTGGATGTGAAGGTTTTCGACAGAACGACACACCCGATCCGTACTACAGATGTAGGTCTTCAGATCATCGATCAGGCAAAGGTGATTATAGAATCTGTCAATGAGCTGAAAAACAAAGCCAACCTGTTGAATAACATTTTAGGAGGAACTATTAACCTTGGAATTATTCCAACTGTTTCTTCATTTATTTTACCCACAGAGATCTTTAAATTCTTAGAAACGAATCCTAAGATCCAGATGAATGTAAAGGAAATGACGACGGATAATATTATTAAAGCTTTGAAAGCAGGAGAGTTAGATGCGGGAATTATCTCTACTCCTTATGATACTGCTGATGAGTTTTACCAGGATTTCTTATTTAATGAAGAGTTGATGATCTATAGTTCCAATACGGAAGCGAACAAGAAGAATTCTTACATCATTCCTGAAGAGCTGAATGTAGAAAAAGTTTGGTTGCTTGAAGAAGGAAACTGTTTGAGAAATCAGTTCGAAAATATTTGTCATCTGAAAGAAAATACTCTGAAGCCTAAAAATTTAGATTTCTTAGCTTCCAATATCCAGACTTTGGTACACATGGTAGACAAAGTGGGAGGGATCAGTATTCTTCCAGAATTGGCATTGAGCCAGCTTTCTGAAGAGCAGAAAAAGAATGTATTTAGATTCAAGAAGCCTTTCCCTTATAGAGAGATCAGTATTATTTATTATAAGCCAACCTTTAAGCAAAAGATTATTGATGAATTGGCACACTCTATCAAAAATTCTTTGGAGCTTAAGCTGAATTACCACGAAAGTCCGAAAGAATTTGTAAGCATTAAGCCTCAGTAA
- a CDS encoding catalase, with the protein MDSKKLTLSNGAPYFEHQDSQTVGPRGPVLLQDFVLQENLAHFVRERIPERIVHAKGSGAYGTFTVTHDISQYTKAKLFSKVGNSCRMFARFSTVGGEKGSADTARDPRGFALKFYTEDGNWDLVGNNTPVFFIKDAKKFPDFIHTQKRLPKTNLKSATMMWDFWSLNPESLHQVLILMSDRGTPYGYRHMHGFGSHTFSMINDNNERVWVKFHFKTKQGVKNFTDEDAVKMAGENPDFAQEDLCNAIENGDFPKWTLFIQVMTEEQAKDFRWNPFDVTKVWFHDDFPLIEVGEMELNEVPVNYFAHVEQSTFSPSSLVNGISFSPDKMLQGRLFSYPDAHRYRVGVNSHQLEVNRCPFAINNYQRDGYMADSSQYQDKPNYYPNSFDDINPDVSYKNYEYELDSAHVANYNRNDNDSDHYTQPGLLYSKAMNTEDRNNLIQNIVGSMKGITGPKREEIINRQLCHFFRANIELGMKVASQLNINIDANMMNHTK; encoded by the coding sequence ATGGATTCTAAAAAATTAACGTTAAGCAACGGCGCACCTTATTTTGAGCATCAAGATTCCCAGACGGTAGGACCAAGAGGCCCGGTATTGCTGCAAGACTTTGTCCTTCAGGAAAATCTTGCACACTTCGTTAGGGAAAGAATTCCTGAAAGAATTGTACATGCTAAAGGAAGCGGGGCTTATGGAACCTTTACCGTAACGCATGACATCAGCCAATATACTAAGGCTAAATTATTTTCAAAAGTAGGAAACTCATGCAGAATGTTTGCCCGTTTTTCTACTGTTGGCGGTGAAAAAGGAAGTGCAGATACCGCAAGAGATCCGAGAGGATTCGCTCTGAAGTTTTATACAGAAGATGGAAACTGGGATCTGGTAGGAAATAACACACCGGTATTCTTCATTAAGGATGCAAAAAAATTTCCAGATTTTATTCATACCCAAAAAAGACTTCCAAAAACCAATTTAAAAAGTGCCACGATGATGTGGGATTTCTGGAGCTTAAACCCGGAATCACTCCATCAGGTCCTTATATTAATGTCAGACAGAGGAACTCCCTATGGCTATAGGCACATGCACGGCTTCGGATCTCATACTTTCTCCATGATTAATGATAATAATGAAAGAGTATGGGTAAAGTTCCACTTCAAAACAAAACAAGGGGTGAAAAACTTTACCGATGAGGATGCAGTGAAAATGGCAGGAGAAAATCCAGACTTTGCACAGGAAGATCTTTGCAATGCTATCGAGAATGGAGATTTCCCGAAATGGACCTTATTTATCCAGGTAATGACTGAGGAACAGGCAAAAGATTTCAGATGGAATCCTTTTGACGTCACAAAAGTTTGGTTCCATGATGATTTCCCATTGATCGAAGTGGGAGAAATGGAATTGAATGAAGTTCCTGTCAACTATTTTGCCCATGTTGAACAATCTACATTCTCACCGAGCAGCCTTGTCAACGGAATCAGTTTTTCTCCTGACAAAATGCTTCAGGGAAGATTATTCTCTTATCCGGATGCACACCGATACAGAGTGGGCGTAAATTCTCATCAACTGGAAGTGAACAGATGCCCTTTTGCCATCAATAATTACCAGAGAGATGGTTATATGGCAGATTCCAGCCAATATCAGGATAAGCCGAACTATTATCCCAATAGTTTTGATGACATCAATCCGGATGTTTCTTACAAAAACTATGAGTATGAATTAGATAGTGCTCATGTTGCCAATTACAACAGAAATGATAATGACAGCGATCATTATACTCAACCGGGACTTCTTTATTCCAAAGCTATGAATACAGAAGACAGGAACAATCTGATCCAAAATATCGTAGGCAGTATGAAGGGAATCACCGGACCTAAAAGAGAGGAGATTATCAACAGACAATTATGTCACTTTTTCCGTGCCAACATTGAGCTTGGCATGAAAGTAGCATCACAACTAAACATCAATATCGATGCAAATATGATGAATCACACGAAATAA
- a CDS encoding enoyl-CoA hydratase/isomerase family protein, with protein MSYENILLKKEDKLSIITINRPESLNALNAKTIQEISTALDELNSDTSCRVVILTGSGEKSFVAGADIKEFSDFGQEKAEELARNGQNILFNKIENLSKPVIAAVNGFALGGGLELAMACHIRYASENARLGLPEVTLGLIPGYGGTQRLPKLVGKGIANEMIFSAKMVPAQKAKEIGLVNEVYPIEELLTKTKELANTIAHNSPMAISKAINAVNLSDTEKGFETEIKYFGELFEMEDKKEGVTAFLEKRKPNF; from the coding sequence ATGAGTTACGAAAATATATTATTAAAAAAGGAAGATAAATTATCTATCATTACAATAAACAGACCTGAAAGTTTAAATGCATTAAATGCAAAGACCATTCAGGAGATCAGTACCGCATTGGATGAGCTTAATTCCGATACTTCCTGCAGGGTAGTTATCCTTACAGGCAGCGGAGAAAAATCATTTGTAGCTGGAGCTGATATCAAGGAATTCAGTGACTTCGGACAGGAAAAAGCTGAGGAACTTGCAAGAAACGGACAAAATATATTGTTCAACAAAATTGAAAACCTATCCAAACCTGTCATTGCTGCCGTAAACGGTTTTGCATTAGGAGGAGGTTTAGAGCTTGCCATGGCATGCCACATCAGATATGCATCGGAAAACGCCAGATTAGGGCTTCCTGAAGTAACACTGGGATTAATTCCAGGATACGGAGGAACTCAAAGGCTTCCCAAACTTGTCGGAAAAGGTATTGCCAACGAAATGATCTTCTCTGCCAAAATGGTCCCTGCTCAAAAAGCAAAAGAGATCGGATTGGTCAATGAAGTATACCCTATTGAAGAATTATTAACCAAAACGAAAGAATTAGCGAACACTATTGCCCATAATTCACCAATGGCAATATCGAAGGCGATTAACGCCGTAAATTTATCTGATACAGAGAAAGGTTTTGAAACTGAAATTAAATATTTTGGAGAACTTTTCGAAATGGAAGATAAGAAAGAAGGAGTAACAGCTTTCCTAGAGAAAAGAAAGCCGAACTTCTAA
- a CDS encoding deoxycytidylate deaminase — MNKFDKAYLKMAQEWAQLSYCKRKQVGALIVKDRMIISDGYNGTPMGFENCCEDGEGKTHWYVLHAEANAILKLAASTQSAKGATLYLTLSPCKECSKLILQAGITRLVYINEYSDDDGISFLRGHNIEIEQISECELKK, encoded by the coding sequence ATGAATAAGTTTGATAAAGCTTATCTAAAAATGGCCCAGGAATGGGCGCAACTCTCCTACTGTAAGAGAAAACAGGTAGGGGCTCTTATCGTAAAAGATAGGATGATTATTTCAGATGGTTACAATGGAACTCCTATGGGATTCGAAAACTGTTGTGAAGATGGAGAGGGAAAAACGCACTGGTACGTATTGCATGCTGAAGCCAACGCTATTTTAAAGCTGGCAGCTTCTACACAATCTGCAAAAGGAGCAACGTTATATCTAACATTGTCACCCTGCAAGGAATGCAGTAAGCTGATCCTGCAAGCAGGTATTACAAGACTGGTGTATATTAATGAGTATTCGGATGACGATGGAATATCGTTCCTGAGAGGCCATAACATTGAAATAGAACAAATATCGGAATGTGAACTAAAAAAATAA